One Phaseolus vulgaris cultivar G19833 chromosome 11, P. vulgaris v2.0, whole genome shotgun sequence genomic window carries:
- the LOC137808390 gene encoding uncharacterized protein, with protein sequence MWKRLTIKPYDGSTDPDEHLNVFKTHMTLYTTDKTLWCKVFPTSLQEGPLGWFTKLPANSVGNFKDLTAKFMTLYTTSRPHHMSSLSLLNVKQEKGESLRAFMDWFSKVCINIRNLMPEIAMHHLVGAIRRGRFTESLIKRPTRNMDELRTRATKFMQIEEHVNYHRTHQAKADKKGKEKEKDRSNRPGPG encoded by the coding sequence ATGTGGAAAAGGTTAACCATTAAGCCCTACGATGGTTCCACCGATCCGGACGAGCATCTCAACGTCTTCAAGACGCATATGACCTTGTACACAACCGACAAGACATTGTGGTGTAAGGTTTTTCCCACTTCCCTTCAAGAGGGACCACTCGGTTGGTTTACCAAGCTCCCAGCCAACTCCGTGGGAAATTTTAAAGATCTAACCGCAAAATTCATGACGTTGTACACGACCAGCCGACCACATCATATGTCCTCCCTGTCTCTCCTCAATGTGAAACAGGAAAAAGGTGAGTCCTTACGAGCATTTATGGACTGGTTCAGCAAAGTATGCATTAACATTAGGAACTTAATGCCCGAGATAGCCATGCATCACTTAGTTGGCGCCATCCGCCGCGGTCGTTTCACAGAAAGTTTGATCAAACGGCCAACAAGGAACATGGACGAACTAAGAACTAGAGCCACGAAATTCATGCAGATAGAAGAGCATGTTAATTATCACAGGACACACCAGGCTAAAGCCGacaaaaaaggaaaagagaaggaaaaagatAGAAGCAATCGGCCCGGACCGGGGTAA
- the LOC137833411 gene encoding G-type lectin S-receptor-like serine/threonine-protein kinase At4g27290, translated as MLYVWLFLFSSMSTTSSSLESLAVNQTIQDGKNETLVSAGGITELGFFSPGNSARRYLGIWYINVSPFTVIWVANRNTPLENNSGVLKLNQKGILVLLNGTNNIIWSSPNRSSNTVNDPIARLLDSGNFLMRNGGETNEESALWQSFDYPGDTHMPEMKIGWNLETGVERYIASWKSDEDPAEGEYVVKVDRRGYPQIMKFKGAEIKSRVGSWNGFSLVGNPIPARGTSARFVFNEKELYFWYTLIDGLEFFVFTLTPSGTGQSWFWTTETRTRQVISSGEQDQCENYAFCGANSVCIYDGNYPVCECLRGYVPKTLDQWNISIWQNGCVPRDKSNCTNRYTDGFLKYTHMKLPDTSSSWFDATMNLDECMKLCIENCSCTACANLDVRDEGSGCLLWFNNLVDMRNFSQWGQDFYIRVPASELDHDGNGNITIKIVAITVGVIIFGLVTCACIFGRKNPGIARKIYSRHYKIKQKIEDFEFQTFDFLVIANATENFSTKNKLGEGGFGPVYKGILTDGQELAVKRLSENSGQGLEEFKNEVALIAKLQHRNLVKLLGCCIEGEEKMLIYEYMANKSLDFFVFDEAKRKLLDWPMRFKIITGIARGLLYLHQDSRLRIIHRDLKTSNILLDTNLDPKIADFGLARSFLGDQVEGKTHRVAGTYGYMPPEYAARGHFSVKSDVFSYGVIVLEIVSGKKNREFLDPENNNNLLGHAWRLWTEERGLELLDELIGQQCLPSEVTRCIQVGLLCVQQRSKDRPDMSSVVLMLNGEKLLPKPKVPGFYIESDVTKETNSSTEDHTLFSVNELSITMIDAR; from the exons ATGTTATATGTTTGGTTGTTCTTATTCTCATCCATGTCTACAACTTCCTCTTCATTAGAGAGTTTAGCAGTGAATCAAACCATCCAAGATGGAAAGAATGAGACTTTGGTTTCAGCAGGTGGAATTACTGAACTGGGTTTCTTCAGTCCAGGAAATTCAGCCAGAAGATATTTGGGTATATGGTACATAAACGTATCCCCTTTCACTGTGATTTGGGTGGCTAACCGAAATACACCTCTTGAGAATAACTCAGGAGTTCTCAAACTCAACCAAAAAGGGATTCTTGTGCTTCTCAATGGCACAAACAACATCATTTGGTCATCACCCAACAGATCAAGTAACACAGTGAATGATCCAATAGCTCGTCTTTTGGATTCAGGAAATTTTTTAATGAGAAATGGAGGGGAAACAAACGAGGAGAGCGCCTTGTGGCAGAGTTTTGATTATCCGGGTGATACACACATGCCAGAAATGAAAATTGGATGGAACCTAGAGACTGGTGTGGAAAGATATATAGCATCTTGGAAAAGTGATGAGGATCCTGCAGAGGGAGAATATGTTGTAAAAGTGGATCGTAGAGGGTATCCTCAAATAATGAAGTTCAAGGGAGCTGAAATAAAATCGAGAGTAGGGTCATGGAATGGTTTTTCTCTTGTTGGAAATCCTATTCCAGCTCGTGGTACGTCAGCAAGATTTGTGTTCAATGAAAAAGAGCTGTATTTTTGGTACACTCTTATTGATGGATTGGAGTTCTTTGTGTTTACACTGACCCCTTCAGGCACAGGACAAAGTTGGTTTTGGACAACTGAAACAAGGACACGACAAGTGATCTCAAGTGGGGAGCAAGATCAATGCGAGAATTATGCCTTTTGTGGTGCAAATTCTGTATGCATTTATGATGGAAACTATCCAGTTTGTGAATGCCTCAGAGGGTATGTTCCCAAGACACTTGATCAGTGGAACATATCAATTTGGCAGAATGGCTGTGTGCCAAGGGATAAATCTAACTGTACGAACAGATACACAGATGGCTTCTTGAAATACACTCACATGAAGTTGCCAGACACTTCTTCATCATGGTTTGATGCAACCATGAACCTTGATGAATGTATGAAGTTGTGCATTGAAAACTGTTCTTGTACAGCATGTGCAAATTTAGATGTTCGTGATGAAGGAAGTGGTTGTCTGCTTTGGTTTAATAATCTGGTTGACATGAGGAATTTCTCTCAATGGGGACAAGACTTTTACATCAGAGTCCCTGCTTCCGAATTAG ATCATGATGGCAATGGAAACATCACAATAAAGATAGTCGCAATTACAGTTGGTGTGATTATTTTCGGATTAGTCACATGTGCATGCATATTTGGGAGAAAAAATCCAG GGATAGCTAGAAAAATTTATAGCAGACATTACAAAATTAAACAGAAAATAGAAGACTTTGAATTTCAAACTTTCGATTTTCTGGTAATTGCTAATGCTACTGAAAACTTTTCAACCAAGAACAAGCTTGGTGAAGGTGGCTTTGGACCAGTATACAAG GGCATACTGACAGATGGACAAGAGTTAGCAGTGAAAAGACTCTCAGAGAATTCCGGACAAGGGTTAGAAGAGTTCAAAAATGAAGTGGCGTTGATTGCAAAACTTCAGCATCGTAACCTTGTAAAGCTCCTGGGTTGTTGCATTGAAGGAGaagaaaaaatgttaatttatgaATACATGGCAAACAAAAGCTTGGACTTCTTTGTTTTTG ATGAAGCCAAAAGGAAGTTGCTAGATTGGCCCATGCGATTCAAGATTATCACTGGCATTGCTCGAGGACTTTTGTATCTCCATCAAGATTCTAGACTAAGGATTATTCACAGAGATCTAAAAACTAGCAATATTTTGTTAGACACAAATTTGGATCCCAAAATAGCAGACTTTGGCTTGGCTCGATCATTTTTGGGAGATCAAGTTGAGGGAAAGACACATAGGGTGGCTGGAACATA TGGTTACATGCCTCCTGAGTATGCTGCACGTGGACATTTTTCAGTGAAATCAGATGTTTTTAGTTATGGTGTGATAGTACTAGAGATAGTAAGTGGGAAGAAAAACAGGGAATTTTTAGACCCAGAAAACAACAATAATCTTCTTGGTCAT GCATGGAGATTATGGACTGAAGAACGGGGACTTGAACTGCTAGATGAATTGATAGGACAACAATGCCTACCATCTGAAGTCACAAGATGCATACAGGTAGGCCTGTTGTGTGTGCAGCAAAGATCAAAAGATAGGCCAGACATGTCATCAGTGGTTCTGATGTTGAATGGTGAAAAATTATTACCAAAGCCAAAGGTTCCTGGCTTTTACATTGAATCAGATGTTACAAAAGAAACAAATTCTTCGACCGAAGATCACACACTATTCTCAGTTAATGAACTTTCCATCACAATGATAGATGCAAGGTAG
- the LOC137829656 gene encoding uncharacterized protein, translating into MESPKRKSKLRMCRFFRCFNPSAVVSREPKKPVPILTYIAVPEKKVFPTVITSAFTVVKGGEGNASHHKKTDTDNNNSNTNSDNSLRRALVAALNHTSLAKKLNRKRKAKRDGFPRESSTNSSSKFSSYSSGSLGFTTTSMSSSTSTTLSTSSTMSSSSPCEPFLTRSLAMNNGDGRRWFCGSNIALSVFFITILLVLILCGRCYAIPYAAIGFYVVPNRRRTIEEN; encoded by the exons ATGGAGTCCCCAAAGAGGAAATCCAAGCTCCGTATGTGTCGATTCTTCCGATGTTTCAATCCCAGCGCCGTCGTTTCGCGGGAACCCAAAAAACCCGTTCCGATTCTCACTTACATTGCCGTGCCGGAGAAGAAAGTCTTTCCGACCGTGATCACGTCTGCTTTCACGGTGGTCAAGGGTGGCGAAGGAAACGCGAGTCACCACAAAAAGACGGACAcagataataataatagtaatactaACAGTGACAACTCTCTTCGTCGTGCTCTTGTGGCGGCTCTGAATCACACCTCGTTG GCGAAGAAGTTGAACCGCAAGAGGAAAGCAAAAAGGGATGGTTTTCCCAGAGAAAGTTCAACCAACTCATCATCAAAGTTTTCTTCGTATTCTTCTGGTTCACTTGGATTTACGACAACTTCAATGTCATCTTCAACTTCAACCACTTTAAGCACCAGTTCAACTATGAGTTCAAGCTCACCCTGCGAACCGTTCCTAACCCGATCCTTGGCAATGAACAATGGAGATGGTAGAAGATGGTTCTGTGGTTCAAACATTGCTTTGAGTGTGTTTTTTATCACTATTCTTCTGGTTTTAATTCTGTGTGGTAGGTGTTATGCCATACCTTACGCCGCAATAGGCTTCTATGTGGTGCCTAATCGTCGCAGGACTATTGAAGAAAACTGA
- the LOC137818956 gene encoding uncharacterized protein — translation MNGGSASSNLRSAFSHCVQQVRSYDYHHYLCLLELPPSMRKAAFALRALNVETARAMDIASDPRIGLMRLVWWQEAIDKMFANKLIEHPTALALSSVIAETKLSKIWLKRSVEARINDARREVTDMPETIGELEKYAEDTVSTMLYLTLQAGDIKSTAADHAASHIGKASGILLLLKSLPYHASRNRHFSYIPTAIASKHGLIVKQGGGEERWVDSREGLCNAVYDMASVAHAHLEKARKLAASVPAEALPVLLPAVPSQVLLDSLRKVQFDVFDPRLTGGVLGMPPLWYHLKLKWTSWRRKY, via the coding sequence ATGAATGGTGGTTCGGCGTCTAGTAACTTAAGGTCTGCTTTCTCCCATTGTGTACAGCAAGTGCGAAGTTATGATTATCATCACTATCTTTGCCTTCTTGAGCTGCCTCCGTCCATGCGGAAGGCTGCATTTGCTCTCCGTGCCTTGAATGTTGAAACAGCTAGAGCTATGGATATTGCTTCAGATCCCAGGATTGGCCTAATGCGTCTTGTCTGGTGGCAGGAAGCCATAGATAAAATGTTCGCCAATAAATTGATTGAACACCCAACAGCACTGGCCCTGTCATCTGTGATAGCTGAGACCAAACTCAGCAAGATATGGTTGAAACGATCCGTTGAGGCTCGGATCAATGATGCAAGAAGAGAGGTTACTGATATGCCAGAAACTATTGGAGAGTTGGAGAAATACGCGGAGGACACTGTATCAACTATGCTGTACCTGACACTTCAAGCAGGTGATATAAAGTCTACTGCAGCTGATCATGCAGCCTCACATATCGGCAAGGCCAGTGGCATACTCTTGCTCCTCAAATCACTGCCCTATCATGCATCTCGCAACCGACATTTTTCTTACATCCCAACTGCAATAGCATCCAAACATGGGTTAATAGTTAAGCAGGGAGGTGGGGAAGAGAGATGGGTGGATTCTCGTGAGGGCCTATGTAATGCCGTTTATGACATGGCATCAGTAGCCCATGCACACTTAGAAAAGGCTCGGAAGTTAGCTGCAAGTGTGCCTGCTGAAGCTCTTCCAGTGCTCCTTCCAGCAGTGCCTTCTCAGGTTCTCTTGGATTCCTTAAGAAAGGTTCAATTTGATGTGTTTGATCCAAGACTAACAGGAGGGGTGCTGGGAATGCCACCTTTGTGGTACCATCTCAAACTCAAGTGGACTTCATGGAGAAGGAAATACTAA